The sequence GGGGACTCCACCTTGAAGGCGATGCCCTCGGGGGCCTCGACCAGGATCGGGTGGCTGTAACCGAGAGCGAACTCCAGGTTCGAACCCTTGGCGGTCACTCGGTAACCGACACCGCTGATCTCGAGCTTCTTCACGTAACCCTGGGTCACGCCGGTGATCATGTTCGCCACCAGCGTGCGGGAGAGGCCGTGCAGGGCCTTGCTCTGACGCTCGTCGTTGGGGCGGGTCACCTGCAGGGTGCCGTCCTCGCCCTTGGCGATGTCGATCGGCGCCACGACGGTGTGGGTCAGCGAGCCCTTGGGGCCCTTGACCGAGACCGTACGGCCGTCGATGGTGACGTCCACGCCGGCGGGAACCGCGATGGGGAGCTTGCCGATGCGCGACATAGCTGTTTCCTCCGTTCCCTTCTGCTACCAGACGTAGGCGAGGACTTCCCCACCCACGCCCTTCTTGCCGGCCTGCTTGTCGGTGAGGAGCCCGTGCGACGTGGAGATGATCGCCACGCCGAGGCCGCCCAGCACCTTCGGCAGGTTGGTGGACTTCGCGTACACCCGGAGACCGGGCTTGGAGATCCGCTTGATGCCCGCGATGGAGCGCTCACGGTTCGGGCCGAACTTCAGCTCGAGAACGAGGTTCTTGCCGACCTCGGCGTCCTCGACCTTCCAGCCCGTGATGAAGCCCTCCTGCTGGAGGATCTCCGCGATGTGCGACTTGATCTTGGACGCCGGCATCGTCACGGAGTCGTGGTACGCCGAGTTCGCGTTCCGCAGACGCGTCAGCATGTCTGCGATCGGATCAGTCATGGTCATGAATTGGCCTGTGGCCTTTCTCGCCGGGGTTTCCTATATGCGCCATCCCTCTCCCCGTACTTCTGCAGACGGGACGGGTGCGGCGCGGGGACCTACGGCGTAGTAAGTGATCCAGGGCGGCAGAGGCCCAACCCTCCTAGCCTACGGCATGGAAGGTGGGGGCCTCCGCCGACCCAGTTGCTTACCGAGAGGTCCAGGAATCCCTAAAAGCAGGGATTACCAGGAACTCTTGGTCACGCCCGGCAGCTCGCCACGGTGAGCCATCTCACGAAGGCACACGCGGCACAGGCCGAACTTGCGGTACACGGAGTGCGGACGGCCGCAGCGCTGGCAGCGCGTGTAGCCACGCACACCGAACTTGGGCTTGCGAGCAGCCTTGGCAATCAGAGCCTTCTTCGCCATCTCGCTCACGCCTCCTTGAACGGGAAGCCGAGGTGACGAAGGAGCGCGCGGCCCTCAGCGTCGTTGGTCGCCGTGGTGACCACGGTGATGTCCATGCCCCGGGTACGGTCGATCTTGTCCTGGTCGATCTCGTGGAACATGACCTGCTCCGTGAGACCGAAGGTGTAGTTGCCACGGCCGTCGAACTGCTTGGGGGACAGACCACGGAAGTCGCGGATGCGCGGCAGCGCGAGCGACAGGGTGCGGTCCAGGAACTCCCACATGCGGTCGCCACGGAGCGTGACGTGGGCACCGATCGGCTGACCCTCACGCAGCTTGAACTGCGCGATGGACTTGCGGGCCTTGGTGACGGCCGGCTTCTGACCGGTGATGGTGGTCAGGTCGCGGATCGCGCCCTCGATCAGCTTCGAGTCACGGGCGGCGTCGCCGACACCCATGTTGACCACGATCTTGACGAGGCCGGGAACCTGCATGACGTTCTCGTACTTGAACTCGTCACGCAGCTTGCCCGCGATCTCCTCGCGGTACTTCGTCTTCAGACGCGGAGTGGTGGTGGTAGCCATCAGATGTCCTCACCCGTCCGCTTGGCAACGCGGATCTTGTTGCCCTCTTCGTCGAAGCGGTAACCGACACGCGTGACGACCTTCTGACCGTCCTTCTCAACGACCAGCTGGACGTTGGAGACGTGGATCGGCGCCTCGGTCGTGACGATGCCGCCGGCCTGCGAACCGCTGGCGGTCGGACCGGCCTTGGTGTGCTTCTTGACCCGGTTGACACCCTCGACCAGGACACGCTCGTCGCGCGGGTAAGCGGCAATGACCTTGCCCTGCTTGCCCTTGTCCTTGCCGGTGATGACCTGGACCAGGTCGCCCTTCTTGATCTTCATGCTTACAGCACCTCCGGCGCGAGCGAGATGATCTTCATGAACTTCTTCTCGCGCAGCTCACGGCCGACCGGGCCGAAGATGCGGGTGCCGCGAGGGTCGCCGTCGTTCTTCAGAATGACGGCGGCGTTCTCGTCGAAGCGGATGTACGAGCCGTCCGGACGGCGGCGCTCCTTGACGGTGCGAACGATGACCGCCTTGACGACGTCACCCTTCTTCACGTTGCCACCGGGGATCGCGTCCTTGACGGTGGCGACGATGACGTCACCGATGCCCGCGTAGCGGCGACCGGAGCCACCGAGCACACGGATGCAAAGGATCTCCTTCGCACCAGTGTTGTCGGCGACGCGCAGTCGCGACTCCTGCTGGATCACGTCTATCTCCTGTTTGTCTGCCGGTTCCCGGCAGGGGCCGCCTCTTTACGAGGAGAGCCCCTGCCGAGCCTGGCGGAACTGACCTGCGGGGTTTGCCCCGCAGGAATTACTTGGCCTTCTCGAGGATCTCGACGACGCGCCAGCGCTTCGTCGCGGACAGCGGCCGGGTCTCCATCAGGAGGACGCGGTCGCCGACACCCGCGGCGTTCTGCTCGTCGTGCGCCTTGAGCTTGTTCGTACGGCGGATGACCTTGCCGTACAGCGCGTGCTTGACGCGGTCCTCGACGGCGACGACGACGGTCTTGTCCATCTTGTCGCTGACGACGAGACCCTCACGGGTCTTGCGGAAGCCGCGCGCCTCTGCGTTCTCAGTCACGTTCTTCTCGCTCATCAGGCGTTCTCCACCGTTTCGATGCCCAGCTCACGCTCGCGCATCAGGGTGTAGATCCGCGCGATGTCCTTGCGGACCGCCTTCAGACGGCCGTGGTTCTCGAGCTGACCGGTCGCCGCCTGGAAGCGGAGGTTGAACAGCTCTTCCTTGGCCTCGCGGAGCTTCGCCAGAAGCTCCTCGTTGCCCAGCTCGCGCAGCTCGGACGCCTTGGTACCGACCGACATCACGCTTCACCTGCCTCGCGCTTGACGATGCGGCACTTCATCGGCAGCTTGTGGGCCGCACGAGTGAGAGCCTCACGCGCAATCTTCTCGTTCGGGTAGGACAGCTCGAACATGACCCGTCCCGGGTGCACGTTCGCGATCCACCACTCCGGCGAACCCTTACCGGAACCCATGCGGGTCTCGGCCGGCTTCTTCGTGAGCGGGCGGTCCGGGTAGATGTTGATCCAGACCTTGCCGCCACGCTTGATGTGGCGGGTCATTGCGATACGGGCCGCCTCGATCTGGCGGTTGGTCACGTACGCCGGCGTGAGGGCCTGGATGCCGTACTCGCCGAACGCGACCGTCGTACCGCCCTTGGCCTCACCGCGACGCTTCGGGTGGTGCTGCTTGCGGTGCTTGACCCTACGGGGGATCAGCATGTCGGTCAGGCCTCCGTTCCGGTGCTCTCAGCCGGAGCCTCGGCCTTGGGAGCCTCGGCCTTGGGGGCCTCGGCGCCGGCAGCCTGCTGCGGCTTGCGACCGCGCCGCTCGCCACCGCGGCCACCACGGGCCGGGCGGTCGGCACCACCACGGGCCGGGCGGTTACCCGCACGGGCCGCAGCGTTCTCGGCGCGGACCTCGGCGATGTTCTTGACGTCGCCCTTGTAGATCCAGACCTTCACACCGATGCGGCCGAAGGTCGTCTTGGCCTCGAAGAAGCCGTAGTCCACGTTCGCGCGGAGCGTGTGCAGGGGCACGCGGCCCTCGCGGTAGAACTCCGAGCGGGACATCTCGGCGCCGCCGAGGCGGCCGCCGCACTGGATCTTGATGCCCTTGGCGCCGGCCTTCATCGCCGACTGCATGCTCTTGCGCATGGCACGGCGGAAGGAGACGCGGGAGGAGAGCTGCTCGGCAACGGCCTGGGCCACGAGCTGAGCGTCGGTCTCGGGGTTCTTGACCTCGAGGATGTTCAGCTGGACCTGCTTGCCCGTGAGCTTCTCGAGGTCGCCGCGGATGCGGTCGGCCTCGGCGCCACGGCGGCCGATGACGATGCCGGGACGGGCGGTGTGGATGTCCACACGCACGCGGTCACGGGTGCGCTCGATCTCAACCTTCGAGATACCGGCGCGCTCCATGCCGGACGTCATCATCCGACGGATGGCGACGTCTTCCTTGACGTAGTCCTTGTACAGCTTGTCGGCGTACCAACGCGACTTGAAGTCGGTCGTGACACCGAGCCGGAACCCGTGCGGGTTTACCTTCTGGCCCATTACCGGGTTCCTTCCTTGCTGCTGACGACCACGGTGATGTGGCTGGTCCGCTTGCGGATCCGGTAGGCACGGCCCTGGGCACGCGGACGGAACCGCTTCAGGGTCGGACCCTCGTCGACGTACGCCTCGGAGATGAAGAGGCTGTCGGCGTCGGTGTGGTCGTAGTTGTGCGCGGCGTTGGCGATGGCGCTGTCGAGCACCTTGCCGACCGGCACGGAGGCTGCCTGCGGAGCGAATCGCAGAACAGCCTGAGCCTCCGTGGCATCCATGCCACGGATAAGGTCCACCACGCGGCGGGCCTTCATGGGCGTAACGCGGATGTACCGCGCCTGGGCCCTGGCTTCCATGGTTGTCCCTCTCAGTTACTTACGTGTCTGAATGCGATCCGCTACTAGCGGCGCTTCGACTTCCGGTCTTCCTTGACGTGACCCCGGAAGGTGCGCGTCGGCGAGAACTCGCCGAGCTTGTGGCCGACCATCGACTCGGTGACGAACACCGGGATGTGGGTCTTGCCGTTGTGCACCGCGAGCGTGTGGCCCAGCATGGCCGGGACGATCATCGAGCGGCGGGACCAGGTCTTGATGACGTTCTTGGTGCCGGCTTCGTTCTGGGCGTCCACCTTCTTGATCAGGTGGTCGTCGACGAAGGGCCCCTTCTTCAGGCTACGAGGCATCTCAACCCGTCCTTAGCGCTTCTTGTTCGTCTTGCGGCGGCGGACGATGTACTTGTTCGACGCCTTCTTGGGCGAACGAGTACGGCCTTCCTTCTTGCCCCACGGGGACACAGGGTGGCGACCACCGGAGGTCCGGCCCTCACCACCACCGTGCGGGTGGTCAACCGGGTTCATCACGACACCACGGACGGTCGGGCGGACGCCCAGCCACCGCTTACGGCCGGCCTTACCCCAGTTGATGTTGCTCTGCTCGGCGTTGCCGACCTCACCGACGGTGGCGCGGCAGCGGACGTCGACGAGACGGATCTCGCCGGACGGCATGCGCAGGTGGGCGTAGGCGCCCTCCTTCGCGAGCAGCTGCACGGAGGCACCGGCGGAGCGGGCGAACTTGGCACCGCCACCGGGACGGAGTTCGATCGCGTGGATCGTGGTACCGACCGGGATGTTGCGGAGGGCCAGGTTGTTGCCCGGCTTGATGTCGGCCCCGGGACCGTTCTCCACGGTGTCGCCCTGCTGCAGGTTGCGCGGGGCGAGGATGTAGCGCTTCTCGCCGTCCACGTAGTGCAGCAGCGCGATGCGCGCGGTGCGGTTGGGGTCGTACTCGATGTGCGCGACCTTCGCCGGCACGCCGTCCTTGTCGTGACGACGGAAGTCGATCACTCGGTAGGCGCGCTTGTGTCCGCCACCCTGGTGGCGAACGGTCACACGACCGGCGTTGTTACGGCCGCCCTTGCTGTGCAGGGGGCGGACCAGCGACTTCTCCGGCGTGGACCGCGTGACCTCGACGAAGTCGGCGACGCTGGCGCCACGACGGCCCGGCGTAGTCGGCTTGTACTTGCGGATTCCCATTTCTCAGTCCTCGTCCGATATCGGACGATCCGGACCGCCCTTAGGCGGTCGGACCGCCGAAGATGTCGATACGGTCGCCCTCGGCGAGGGTCACGATCGCGCGCTTGGTCGCGGCACGCTGGCCGAAACCGGTGCGGGTCCGCTTGCGCTTGCCCTGGCGGTTGATCGTGTTGACCCCGGTGACCTTGACCGAGAAGACCGCCTGGACGGCCTGCTTGATCTGGGTCTTGTTGGCGTTCGGGTCGACGATGAACGTGTACTTGTTCTCGTCGAGGAGCGCGTAGCTCTTCTCGGAGACGACCGGCTTCAGCAGGACGTCACGGGGGTCCGTGTACGACTTGCTCAGCGGGGTCTCGACGGTGTTCTTGCCCTCGGTGGCGTGGCGACGCGCCTTGGCGACGCGCGCGGCCTTGGCGGCCTTGGCGGCCTTCGAGGCGATGCTCGGGTGACGGGTAGCCATCAGACCTCGGTCCCTTCGGTGTCGTTGGCCTTCGGGCCGGCGACGAAGGACTCGAAAGCGGCCTGGGTGAAGACCACGTCGTCCGAGACGAGAACGTCGTACGTGTTCAGCTGGCCCGGCTCCAGGATGTGGACCTGGGGCAGGTTGCGGGCGGACAGCCACGCGGCCTCGTCGGTGCGCTCGACGACCAGGAGCAGGTTCTTGCGCTCCGAGATCTTGCCGAACAGCGTCTTGGCGGCCTTCGTGGAGATGTCACCCTCGACCACGCCGGAGACGACGTGGATGCGGTTGTGACGCGCCCGGTCGGTGAGGGCACCGCGCAGGGCGGCGGCCTTCATCTTCTTCGGGGTGCGCTGCGAGTAGTCACGCGGCTGCGGGCCGTGGACGACGCCACCGCCGGCGAACTGCGGCGCGCGGGTCGAACCCTGACGGGCGCGACCGGTGCCCTTCTGGCGGTACGGCTTCTTGCCGCCACCACGGACTTCACCGCGGGTCTTGGTCTTGTGCGTGCCCTGACGGGCAGCGGCCAGCTGCGCGACGACGACCTGGTGGATCAGCGGAACGCTGACCTTGGCGTCGAAGATCTCCGCGGGGAGCTCGACGGAACCGGCCTTCTCGCCAGCCGGCGAAAGGATGTCAACAGTGCTCATCGGTTACCTCAGGCCCCCTTGGCCGCGGTGCGGACCAGGACGAGGCCGCCGTTCGGACCGGGAACCGCGCCCTTGATGAGCAGCAGACCCTTCTCCGCGTCAACGGCGTGGACGGTCAGGTTCTGGGTGGTGACCCGCTCGTTGCCCATGCGACCCGCCATGCGGAGGCCCTTGAACACACGGCCCGGGGTGGCGCAGCCACCGATGGAACCGGGGGAGCGGTGCTTGCGCTGGGTGCCGTGTCCGGCGCCGAGGCCACGGAAGTTGTGGCGCTTCATGACACCGGCGAAGCCCTTGCCCTTGCTCTTGCCGGTGACGTCGACCTTCACGCCGGCCTCGAAGACCTCGGCGGTGATTTCCTGACCGAGCGTGTACTCGGCGGCATCAGCCGTACGGATCTCGACGAGGTGACGACGCGGGGTGACGTCGGCCTTGGCGAAGTGGCCCTTGAGGGGCTTGTTCACCTTGCGCGGGTCGATCTCGCCGAAGGCGATCTGAACCGACTCGTAGCCGTCGACGTCGTTGGTACGAACCTGGGTCACGACGTTGGGGCCGGCCTTGACGACGGTGACCGGAACAACACGGTTGTTCTCGTCCCACACCTGCGTCATGCCGAGCTTCTCGCCCAGGATGCCCTTGATCTGCTTAGCCATTCTCAGCCCACCAGCCTCAGAGCTTGATCTCGATGTCGACACCGGCCGGGAGGTCGAGTCGCATCAGAGAGTCAACGGTCTTGGGGGTCGGGTCGAGAATGTCGATCAGGCGCTTGTGCGTGCGCATCTCGAAGTGCTCGCGCGAGTCCTTGTACTTGTGCGGCGACTTGATGACGCAGTACACGTTCTTCTCAGTGGGCAGCGGCACCGGGCCCGCGACCGACGCACCAGTACGGGTCACCGTCTCGACGATCTTCTTCGCCGAGGAGTCGATGACCTCGTGGTCGTAGGCCTTGAGCCGGATGCGGATCTTCTGTCCCGCCATGGCTACTCAGTAGTCCTGTCTCTCTTACGCTCTGGAACCCGGCAGGTCCCTGTTCCCTCTCCTCCGACCCACGCGGTCGGGCGTGTCGCGCTCCCGCTGACACGGATGTCCCTTGTTCGAACATCCCTGCGGGGAATGCACACGGCCCTTCCGGAACCGCAAGCCGGGGGCGAAGGCCCACCGGGTGCCTGGCCGATGCCGCACCGCACTTCCCGGAAGATTCCCGTACGTCCGCCCCAGCGCTGCCCGCAGGCAGTTAGGGCGACGAGTACTGTGGGACTCGCTTCCGGTCCTCCCGGCGGGAGGCGCGCAGCATCAACACTCGACCGAGCAACTCGGACAGTCTGCCATACACGGCAGGCCGTCCGCCAATCGAGCCGGAGAGAATACCCCGCGCGTGACGTAGGTCAAACCGGGGGCGCCATCACCCGAGTCGCCCCCTGGCGGATTGGATCACTCACGGCGGGGCGTATCGGATCTTGGGTGGGGTCCAGGAGACGCCTAGCGTCTGTGTCATGTCCCTTACCGTCCAGGCCAAGACGCATCCTCGCCTGATCACCCTCCTCGCCTCGGCCTGTGGCCTGATCGCCGCCTGCCTCTACTACTGCCAGCCCCTGCTCCCCCGGATCGCGGAGTCCTTCGGCGCCTCCCCCTCCGCCGCCGGAGCACTGGTGACCGCCACCCAGGCCGGTTACACGCTCGGCCTGCTGCTGATCGTCCCGCTCGGCGACATCGTCGCCCGCCGTCGCCTCACCGGGATCCTGCTCGGCGCGGCCGGTGCCGGAATGCTCCTGTCCGGAGCGGCCCCCTCGCTGGGGGTGCTGCTGGCCGGCGGCTTCGCCGTGGGCGCCGGGGCGGTCGTCATCCAGATACTCATCCCGTACGCGGCCTCCGTCGTGCCCGCGGACCAGCGCGGCCGGGCGATGGCCAGCCTGCTCACCGGCCTCCTGCTCGGCGTCCTGTGCTCCCGCACGGCGGCCGGGCTGGTCGGCGGGGCCTTCGGCTGGCGCACGGTGTTCCTGGCCGCGGCCGGAACGCTGGTGGCCGTTGCCCTGCTCCTCGTCCGCGTAATGCCGTCGTCCGCGCCGGACGTCCCGCTCGGCTACGGCGCCCAGCTCGCCGCCACGCTACGGCTGGCCGCCGCCGAGCCGGTCCTGCGGCGGCGCTCACTGATCGGCGCGTGCTGCTTCGCGTCGTTCAGCGCCTTCTGGGCCACCTCGGCGTTCCTGCTCGCCGGTCCGCACTACGGCTGGGACGCCTCCGCGATCGGTCTGTTCGCCCTGGTGGGCGCGGCGGGCGCGATCGCGGCCAAGGCGACGGGCCGCCTCGTCGACGCCGGTCGCGAGGCGGTGGCCACCGGTGTCCTGCTCGCCCTGGGCGTGGCCGGGTTCGCCGCGCTGTGGCCGGGCGGCCACAGTCTGGCCTGGCTGGTGGCCGGGGTCCTGGTGCTGGACGCCGCGGTGCACGGCGTCCACCTGCTGAACATGAGCGTGGTCTACGACCTCCCGGACCATCCGCGCGCCCGGATCGCCTCGGTCTACATGACGTCGTACTACCTCGGCGGCGCGGCCGGCTCGGCGATCGGCGTCACCGCGTACCGGTTCGGCGGTTGGGGGGCCGTACCGGCGACGGGAGCGGCGCTGCTGGTGGTGGCGCTGCTGGTGTGGGCCGTCGGCTTCCGGCGGCGTGCGTGACGAGGGCGTTGTTACCGGTATGGGTCCCGTCAGAGCGTGCGCACGAACTCCGACCAGGCCTCCGGCGCGAGGGCGAGGCGGGGGCCGGTGGGGTTCTTGGAGTCTCGGATGTGGATGGTGGTGGGGGCTTCGGCTACCTCGATGCAGTCGCCGGGCTCACTGCTGCTGCTGTAGCTGCTCTTGAACC comes from Streptomyces sp. FXJ1.172 and encodes:
- the rplF gene encoding 50S ribosomal protein L6, which codes for MSRIGKLPIAVPAGVDVTIDGRTVSVKGPKGSLTHTVVAPIDIAKGEDGTLQVTRPNDERQSKALHGLSRTLVANMITGVTQGYVKKLEISGVGYRVTAKGSNLEFALGYSHPILVEAPEGIAFKVESPTRFSVEGIDKQKVGEVAANIRKLRKPDPYKAKGVKYEGEVIRRKVGKAGK
- the rpsH gene encoding 30S ribosomal protein S8, producing MTMTDPIADMLTRLRNANSAYHDSVTMPASKIKSHIAEILQQEGFITGWKVEDAEVGKNLVLELKFGPNRERSIAGIKRISKPGLRVYAKSTNLPKVLGGLGVAIISTSHGLLTDKQAGKKGVGGEVLAYVW
- a CDS encoding type Z 30S ribosomal protein S14 produces the protein MAKKALIAKAARKPKFGVRGYTRCQRCGRPHSVYRKFGLCRVCLREMAHRGELPGVTKSSW
- the rplE gene encoding 50S ribosomal protein L5, with product MATTTTPRLKTKYREEIAGKLRDEFKYENVMQVPGLVKIVVNMGVGDAARDSKLIEGAIRDLTTITGQKPAVTKARKSIAQFKLREGQPIGAHVTLRGDRMWEFLDRTLSLALPRIRDFRGLSPKQFDGRGNYTFGLTEQVMFHEIDQDKIDRTRGMDITVVTTATNDAEGRALLRHLGFPFKEA
- the rplX gene encoding 50S ribosomal protein L24, producing the protein MKIKKGDLVQVITGKDKGKQGKVIAAYPRDERVLVEGVNRVKKHTKAGPTASGSQAGGIVTTEAPIHVSNVQLVVEKDGQKVVTRVGYRFDEEGNKIRVAKRTGEDI
- the rplN gene encoding 50S ribosomal protein L14 codes for the protein MIQQESRLRVADNTGAKEILCIRVLGGSGRRYAGIGDVIVATVKDAIPGGNVKKGDVVKAVIVRTVKERRRPDGSYIRFDENAAVILKNDGDPRGTRIFGPVGRELREKKFMKIISLAPEVL
- the rpsQ gene encoding 30S ribosomal protein S17, encoding MSEKNVTENAEARGFRKTREGLVVSDKMDKTVVVAVEDRVKHALYGKVIRRTNKLKAHDEQNAAGVGDRVLLMETRPLSATKRWRVVEILEKAK
- the rpmC gene encoding 50S ribosomal protein L29 codes for the protein MSVGTKASELRELGNEELLAKLREAKEELFNLRFQAATGQLENHGRLKAVRKDIARIYTLMRERELGIETVENA
- the rplP gene encoding 50S ribosomal protein L16; the encoded protein is MLIPRRVKHRKQHHPKRRGEAKGGTTVAFGEYGIQALTPAYVTNRQIEAARIAMTRHIKRGGKVWINIYPDRPLTKKPAETRMGSGKGSPEWWIANVHPGRVMFELSYPNEKIAREALTRAAHKLPMKCRIVKREAGEA
- the rpsC gene encoding 30S ribosomal protein S3 → MGQKVNPHGFRLGVTTDFKSRWYADKLYKDYVKEDVAIRRMMTSGMERAGISKVEIERTRDRVRVDIHTARPGIVIGRRGAEADRIRGDLEKLTGKQVQLNILEVKNPETDAQLVAQAVAEQLSSRVSFRRAMRKSMQSAMKAGAKGIKIQCGGRLGGAEMSRSEFYREGRVPLHTLRANVDYGFFEAKTTFGRIGVKVWIYKGDVKNIAEVRAENAAARAGNRPARGGADRPARGGRGGERRGRKPQQAAGAEAPKAEAPKAEAPAESTGTEA
- the rplV gene encoding 50S ribosomal protein L22, with the translated sequence MEARAQARYIRVTPMKARRVVDLIRGMDATEAQAVLRFAPQAASVPVGKVLDSAIANAAHNYDHTDADSLFISEAYVDEGPTLKRFRPRAQGRAYRIRKRTSHITVVVSSKEGTR
- the rpsS gene encoding 30S ribosomal protein S19, whose amino-acid sequence is MPRSLKKGPFVDDHLIKKVDAQNEAGTKNVIKTWSRRSMIVPAMLGHTLAVHNGKTHIPVFVTESMVGHKLGEFSPTRTFRGHVKEDRKSKRR
- the rplB gene encoding 50S ribosomal protein L2; translation: MGIRKYKPTTPGRRGASVADFVEVTRSTPEKSLVRPLHSKGGRNNAGRVTVRHQGGGHKRAYRVIDFRRHDKDGVPAKVAHIEYDPNRTARIALLHYVDGEKRYILAPRNLQQGDTVENGPGADIKPGNNLALRNIPVGTTIHAIELRPGGGAKFARSAGASVQLLAKEGAYAHLRMPSGEIRLVDVRCRATVGEVGNAEQSNINWGKAGRKRWLGVRPTVRGVVMNPVDHPHGGGEGRTSGGRHPVSPWGKKEGRTRSPKKASNKYIVRRRKTNKKR
- the rplW gene encoding 50S ribosomal protein L23; translation: MATRHPSIASKAAKAAKAARVAKARRHATEGKNTVETPLSKSYTDPRDVLLKPVVSEKSYALLDENKYTFIVDPNANKTQIKQAVQAVFSVKVTGVNTINRQGKRKRTRTGFGQRAATKRAIVTLAEGDRIDIFGGPTA
- the rplD gene encoding 50S ribosomal protein L4 gives rise to the protein MSTVDILSPAGEKAGSVELPAEIFDAKVSVPLIHQVVVAQLAAARQGTHKTKTRGEVRGGGKKPYRQKGTGRARQGSTRAPQFAGGGVVHGPQPRDYSQRTPKKMKAAALRGALTDRARHNRIHVVSGVVEGDISTKAAKTLFGKISERKNLLLVVERTDEAAWLSARNLPQVHILEPGQLNTYDVLVSDDVVFTQAAFESFVAGPKANDTEGTEV
- the rplC gene encoding 50S ribosomal protein L3 — encoded protein: MAKQIKGILGEKLGMTQVWDENNRVVPVTVVKAGPNVVTQVRTNDVDGYESVQIAFGEIDPRKVNKPLKGHFAKADVTPRRHLVEIRTADAAEYTLGQEITAEVFEAGVKVDVTGKSKGKGFAGVMKRHNFRGLGAGHGTQRKHRSPGSIGGCATPGRVFKGLRMAGRMGNERVTTQNLTVHAVDAEKGLLLIKGAVPGPNGGLVLVRTAAKGA
- the rpsJ gene encoding 30S ribosomal protein S10 is translated as MAGQKIRIRLKAYDHEVIDSSAKKIVETVTRTGASVAGPVPLPTEKNVYCVIKSPHKYKDSREHFEMRTHKRLIDILDPTPKTVDSLMRLDLPAGVDIEIKL
- a CDS encoding MFS transporter, which encodes MSLTVQAKTHPRLITLLASACGLIAACLYYCQPLLPRIAESFGASPSAAGALVTATQAGYTLGLLLIVPLGDIVARRRLTGILLGAAGAGMLLSGAAPSLGVLLAGGFAVGAGAVVIQILIPYAASVVPADQRGRAMASLLTGLLLGVLCSRTAAGLVGGAFGWRTVFLAAAGTLVAVALLLVRVMPSSAPDVPLGYGAQLAATLRLAAAEPVLRRRSLIGACCFASFSAFWATSAFLLAGPHYGWDASAIGLFALVGAAGAIAAKATGRLVDAGREAVATGVLLALGVAGFAALWPGGHSLAWLVAGVLVLDAAVHGVHLLNMSVVYDLPDHPRARIASVYMTSYYLGGAAGSAIGVTAYRFGGWGAVPATGAALLVVALLVWAVGFRRRA
- a CDS encoding DUF397 domain-containing protein; the encoded protein is MSTAELHWFKSSYSSSSEPGDCIEVAEAPTTIHIRDSKNPTGPRLALAPEAWSEFVRTL